From a single Cupriavidus taiwanensis LMG 19424 genomic region:
- a CDS encoding FimV/HubP family polar landmark protein, which translates to MSVSQHRRKDAPTARQRWSTLAVTALGLLLAQPAAYAAGFGQLRVQSNLGQPLQAEIDISGVTAEEAAGLSVKLAPPGAYAAAGLTYLPSVGSLRLEVERRANGSYVARVRSSQPISEPFVDILVDMSWASGKVSRAYTFLLDPAGARASSQTFSPAPVVQAATPDAPAAPAPAAAPPAPPAPAQQAAPAAEAEPARPAAPARPARQSARRAAAPAAGADMAPGGGYTVQRGDTLYGIAGEAVQGQESVSLDQMLVALYRNNPNAFIGGNMNRLRSGAVLQVPTPQQAQAVTPKAARREVVARTQGFDAYRSRLASAAAAKSVEPDSGRQQSGNVTARVQEQAAPGDGPRDELKLSKAARGAQADAAAKAEADVARERQLKEAEARLAQLQKNVGDMQKLLELKNTEIAKLSQANQTALADKEKADAAARAAAAAPVVVPAAPPKADAVATTAADAAVPAAVASAASAPAAPAAGASAAAAVAPVAASAVAAAPASQPAAEVVANAAQGAASTPAAKPVPPVVAQPAPVPEPSFLDGLLANPMLLPGGGLVVALLGVYAIYRRRQKQKEGEATGFGDSILSQESTVMAGANSLFGTAGGQSVDTSQHSVFGADFRIGNNTPEANEVDPIAEAEVYIAYGRDVQAEEILREALEKHPEQQPVRLKLLEIYSNRQDVEGFRVIAEEMFAQTGGHGAEWLKAAEMGRALEPGNALFMVVTPEAPGPDTASPATDQWRTQDPSQNPASIARLEPSLGDLSLPLDAFPAPAAGDPIVAPASAAMVFGAETPQPGDAVRLDMGLPGADPLADDDVPTLDTPTRGRPLEFDMSGLSLDLGSAPQGNASATPAAPDEASVPLPATTMLRDGKLAEPIDLSRVAPDTAGSLGQSVSPSTLSADGMDGGRDMQIKLDLARAYIEIGDKEGARELLQEVVEQSQDALQAEARSLLLEVA; encoded by the coding sequence GTGAGTGTGAGCCAACATCGCCGGAAAGATGCGCCTACTGCCCGTCAGCGCTGGTCAACGCTGGCCGTCACGGCACTGGGCCTGCTGCTTGCGCAGCCGGCCGCGTATGCCGCGGGGTTCGGGCAATTGCGGGTTCAGTCGAATCTGGGGCAGCCGCTGCAGGCTGAGATCGACATCAGCGGAGTCACCGCCGAGGAGGCCGCGGGGCTCAGCGTCAAGCTGGCGCCGCCGGGCGCCTATGCCGCGGCCGGCTTGACCTATCTGCCAAGCGTCGGCAGCCTGCGGCTGGAGGTGGAGCGCCGCGCCAACGGCAGCTACGTGGCACGGGTCCGTTCCAGCCAGCCAATCAGCGAGCCCTTCGTCGATATCCTGGTCGACATGAGCTGGGCCAGCGGCAAGGTCTCGCGCGCCTACACCTTCCTGCTCGACCCCGCCGGGGCCAGGGCTTCCAGCCAGACGTTCTCGCCGGCACCGGTGGTGCAGGCCGCCACGCCTGACGCGCCGGCCGCGCCGGCGCCTGCCGCCGCGCCACCTGCGCCACCTGCGCCGGCGCAGCAGGCCGCGCCCGCCGCCGAGGCAGAGCCGGCCCGGCCCGCCGCACCGGCCCGCCCGGCGCGCCAGAGCGCCAGGCGCGCCGCGGCGCCGGCCGCCGGTGCCGACATGGCCCCCGGCGGCGGCTACACCGTGCAGCGCGGCGACACCCTCTATGGCATTGCCGGCGAGGCCGTGCAGGGCCAGGAGTCGGTCTCGCTCGACCAGATGCTGGTGGCGCTCTATCGCAACAATCCCAACGCCTTCATCGGCGGCAACATGAACCGCCTGCGCAGCGGCGCGGTGCTGCAGGTGCCGACCCCGCAGCAGGCACAGGCGGTGACACCCAAGGCCGCGCGCCGCGAAGTGGTGGCCCGCACGCAGGGCTTCGACGCCTATCGCAGCCGGCTGGCCAGCGCCGCCGCGGCCAAATCCGTCGAGCCCGACAGCGGCCGCCAGCAATCCGGCAACGTGACCGCCCGCGTGCAGGAGCAGGCCGCGCCAGGCGACGGCCCGCGCGATGAACTGAAGCTCAGCAAGGCGGCGCGTGGCGCGCAGGCCGACGCCGCGGCCAAGGCCGAAGCCGACGTGGCGCGCGAGCGCCAGCTGAAGGAAGCCGAGGCGCGACTGGCGCAGCTGCAAAAGAACGTGGGCGACATGCAGAAGCTGCTCGAGCTGAAGAACACCGAGATCGCCAAACTGAGCCAGGCCAACCAGACCGCGTTGGCTGACAAGGAAAAGGCTGACGCCGCCGCCAGGGCGGCTGCGGCGGCACCGGTCGTGGTACCGGCAGCGCCGCCGAAGGCCGATGCGGTGGCGACCACCGCCGCGGACGCGGCCGTCCCGGCGGCGGTCGCGAGTGCGGCCAGCGCGCCTGCCGCGCCCGCGGCCGGCGCCAGTGCCGCGGCCGCCGTGGCGCCCGTGGCAGCGTCCGCCGTGGCCGCCGCTCCCGCCTCGCAGCCCGCCGCGGAGGTGGTCGCAAACGCCGCCCAGGGTGCCGCATCGACGCCTGCGGCCAAACCGGTGCCGCCGGTGGTCGCGCAGCCCGCGCCGGTGCCCGAACCGTCGTTCCTCGATGGCCTGCTGGCCAACCCCATGCTGCTGCCGGGCGGTGGCCTGGTGGTGGCACTGCTGGGCGTGTACGCGATCTATCGCCGCCGCCAGAAGCAGAAGGAAGGCGAGGCCACCGGCTTCGGCGACAGCATCCTGTCGCAGGAAAGCACGGTGATGGCGGGCGCCAACTCGCTGTTCGGCACCGCCGGCGGCCAGAGCGTCGACACCTCGCAGCACAGCGTGTTCGGCGCCGACTTCCGCATCGGCAACAACACCCCGGAAGCCAACGAGGTCGACCCGATCGCCGAGGCCGAGGTCTATATCGCCTACGGGCGCGATGTGCAGGCAGAGGAAATCCTGCGCGAAGCCCTGGAAAAACACCCGGAGCAGCAGCCGGTACGGCTCAAGCTCCTGGAGATTTACAGCAACAGACAGGATGTGGAAGGGTTCCGCGTGATTGCAGAGGAAATGTTCGCCCAGACCGGCGGACACGGAGCGGAATGGCTGAAGGCCGCGGAAATGGGGCGCGCGCTGGAGCCCGGCAATGCGCTGTTCATGGTGGTGACGCCGGAGGCTCCGGGCCCGGATACGGCATCGCCGGCAACCGACCAGTGGCGCACGCAGGATCCGTCGCAGAATCCCGCCTCGATCGCGCGGCTGGAGCCGTCGCTGGGCGACCTGTCGCTGCCGCTGGATGCCTTCCCGGCGCCGGCCGCCGGCGACCCGATCGTCGCGCCGGCCTCGGCGGCGATGGTGTTCGGCGCCGAGACGCCGCAGCCGGGCGATGCGGTGCGCCTCGACATGGGCCTGCCGGGCGCCGATCCGCTCGCCGATGACGACGTGCCCACGCTCGACACGCCGACCCGCGGCCGCCCGCTGGAGTTCGACATGTCCGGGCTGTCGCTGGACCTGGGCAGCGCGCCGCAAGGCAACGCCAGCGCCACGCCCGCCGCGCCCGACGAGGCCTCGGTGCCGCTTCCCGCCACCACCATGCTGCGCGACGGCAAGCTGGCCGAGCCGATCGACCTGTCGCGCGTGGCGCCGGACACCGCCGGCAGCCTCGGCCAGAGCGTGTCGCCGAGCACGCTGTCGGCCGACGGCATGGACGGCGGGCGCGACATGCAGATCAAGCTGGACCTGGCACGCGCCTATATCGAGATCGGCGACAAGGAGGGCGCGCGCGAACTGCTGCAGGAAGTGGTCGAACAGTCGCAGGACGCGCTGCAGGCCGAGGCCCGCTCGCTGCTGCTGGAAGTGGCCTGA
- the asd gene encoding aspartate-semialdehyde dehydrogenase produces MIVGLVGWRGMVGSVLMQRMQEERDFDHIEPVFFSTSNAGGKAPAMAKNETTLKDANDIDALKKCDVVLTAQGGDYTNEVFPKLRAAGWKGYWIDAASSLRMKDDAIIVLDPVNQGVIKDALSKGVKNFIGGNCTVSCMLMGLGGLFQADLIEWMTSMTYQAASGGGAQHMRELLTQFGTLNASVKPLLDNPASAILEIDRQILSTQHGLSAEETKQFGVPLAGNLIPWIDKDLGNGQSKEEWKGGAETNKILGRGEGFLGATGATPIAVDGLCVRIGAMRCHSQALTIKLRKDVPLDEIEGMLAAHNPWAKVVPNTREASMTDLTPAAVTGTLTIPVGRLRKMQMGGEYLSAFTVGDQLLWGAAEPLRRMLRILIES; encoded by the coding sequence ATGATTGTAGGTCTCGTCGGTTGGCGGGGAATGGTCGGCAGCGTCCTGATGCAGCGCATGCAGGAAGAGCGTGATTTCGACCATATCGAGCCCGTCTTCTTCAGCACGTCCAACGCCGGCGGCAAGGCGCCCGCCATGGCGAAGAACGAAACCACGCTCAAGGATGCCAACGACATCGACGCACTGAAGAAGTGCGACGTGGTGCTGACCGCCCAGGGCGGCGACTACACCAACGAGGTCTTCCCCAAGCTGCGCGCGGCGGGCTGGAAGGGCTACTGGATCGACGCGGCGTCGTCGCTGCGGATGAAGGACGATGCCATCATCGTGCTCGATCCGGTGAACCAGGGTGTGATCAAGGACGCGCTGTCCAAGGGCGTCAAGAATTTCATCGGCGGCAACTGCACGGTCAGCTGCATGCTGATGGGCCTGGGCGGCCTGTTCCAGGCCGACCTGATCGAGTGGATGACCTCGATGACGTACCAGGCCGCCTCGGGCGGCGGCGCGCAGCACATGCGCGAACTGCTGACCCAGTTCGGCACGCTGAACGCGTCGGTCAAGCCGCTGCTGGACAACCCGGCGTCGGCCATCCTGGAAATCGACCGCCAGATCCTGTCGACCCAGCACGGCCTGTCGGCGGAAGAAACCAAGCAGTTCGGCGTGCCGCTGGCCGGCAACCTGATTCCCTGGATCGACAAGGACTTGGGCAACGGCCAGTCGAAGGAAGAGTGGAAGGGCGGCGCCGAGACCAACAAGATCCTGGGTCGTGGCGAGGGCTTCCTGGGCGCGACCGGCGCCACGCCGATCGCCGTCGACGGCCTGTGCGTGCGCATCGGCGCGATGCGCTGCCATTCGCAGGCACTGACCATCAAGCTGCGCAAGGACGTGCCGCTGGACGAGATCGAAGGCATGCTCGCCGCGCACAACCCGTGGGCCAAGGTGGTGCCGAATACGCGCGAAGCCAGCATGACCGACCTGACCCCGGCGGCCGTGACCGGCACGCTGACCATCCCGGTCGGCCGCCTGCGCAAGATGCAGATGGGCGGCGAGTACCTGTCGGCCTTCACCGTGGGCGACCAGCTGCTGTGGGGCGCGGCCGAGCCGCTGCGCCGCATGCTGCGTATCCTGATCGAGTCCTGA
- the leuB gene encoding 3-isopropylmalate dehydrogenase → MKIAVLPGDGIGPEIVAEAVKVLNALDEKFELETAPVGGAGYEAEGHPLPENTLKLAREADAILFGAVGDWKYDSLERALRPEQAILGLRKHLQLFANFRPAICYPELTGASSLKPELVAGLDILIVRELNGDIYFGQPRGLREAPDGLFQGAREAFDTMRYSEPEIRRIAHVAFQAAAKRGKKLCSVDKANVLETFQFWKDIVIDVSKEYPDVELSHMYVDNAAMQLVKAPKSFDVIVTGNMFGDILSDEAAMLTGSIGMLPSASLDANNKGLYEPSHGSAPDIAGKGIANPLATILSAAMMLRYSLNKAEQADRIENAVKKVLAQGYRTGDILTPGCKQVGTREMGEAVLAAL, encoded by the coding sequence ATGAAGATCGCAGTCCTGCCGGGTGACGGCATCGGTCCCGAAATCGTTGCGGAGGCCGTCAAGGTCCTGAACGCGCTCGACGAGAAGTTCGAACTGGAAACCGCGCCCGTGGGCGGCGCCGGCTACGAGGCCGAAGGCCATCCGCTGCCGGAGAACACGCTCAAGCTGGCCAGGGAGGCCGATGCCATCCTGTTCGGCGCCGTCGGCGACTGGAAGTACGACAGCCTGGAGCGCGCGCTGCGCCCCGAGCAGGCCATCCTGGGCCTGCGCAAGCATCTGCAGCTGTTCGCCAACTTCCGCCCGGCGATCTGCTATCCGGAGCTGACCGGCGCCTCGAGCCTGAAGCCCGAGCTGGTGGCCGGCCTCGACATCCTGATCGTGCGCGAGCTGAACGGCGACATCTACTTCGGCCAGCCGCGCGGCCTGCGCGAAGCGCCGGACGGCCTGTTCCAGGGCGCGCGCGAAGCTTTCGACACCATGCGCTACAGCGAGCCGGAAATCCGCCGCATCGCGCACGTGGCGTTCCAGGCCGCGGCCAAGCGCGGCAAGAAGCTGTGCAGCGTCGACAAGGCCAACGTGCTCGAGACGTTCCAGTTCTGGAAGGACATCGTGATCGATGTCAGCAAGGAATACCCGGACGTCGAGCTGTCGCACATGTACGTCGACAACGCCGCGATGCAGCTGGTCAAGGCGCCCAAGAGCTTCGACGTGATCGTCACCGGCAATATGTTCGGCGACATCCTGTCGGACGAGGCGGCGATGCTGACCGGCTCGATCGGCATGCTGCCGTCGGCGTCGCTGGATGCCAACAACAAGGGCCTGTACGAGCCGTCGCACGGCTCGGCGCCGGACATCGCCGGCAAGGGCATCGCCAACCCGCTGGCCACCATCCTGTCGGCGGCGATGATGCTGCGCTATTCGCTGAACAAGGCCGAGCAGGCCGACCGCATCGAGAATGCCGTCAAGAAGGTGCTGGCCCAGGGCTACCGCACCGGCGACATCCTGACGCCGGGCTGCAAGCAGGTGGGCACCCGCGAGATGGGCGAGGCCGTGCTGGCGGCACTGTAA
- the leuD gene encoding 3-isopropylmalate dehydratase small subunit, whose translation MEKFTVHSGLVAPLDRENVDTDAIIPKQFLKSIKRTGFGPNLFDEWRYKDVGEPGMDNSKRPLNPDFVLNQPRYQGASILLARRNFGCGSSREHAPWALTQYGFRAVIAPSFADIFFNNCYKNGLLPVVLSEQQVDHLFNETNAFNGYQLTIDLDKQVVLTPSGQGYEFDIAPFRKYCMLNGFDDIGLTLRHADKIKAFEAERVAKMPWLNNRLVG comes from the coding sequence ATGGAAAAGTTCACCGTACACAGCGGCCTGGTCGCGCCGCTCGACCGCGAGAACGTCGATACCGACGCCATCATCCCGAAGCAGTTCCTGAAGTCCATCAAGCGCACCGGCTTCGGCCCCAACCTGTTCGACGAGTGGCGCTACAAGGATGTGGGCGAGCCCGGCATGGACAACAGCAAGCGTCCGCTGAACCCGGACTTCGTGCTGAACCAGCCGCGTTACCAGGGCGCGTCGATCCTGCTGGCGCGCCGCAACTTCGGCTGCGGCAGCTCGCGCGAGCACGCGCCGTGGGCGCTGACGCAATACGGCTTCCGCGCCGTGATCGCGCCCAGCTTCGCCGACATCTTCTTCAACAACTGCTACAAGAACGGCCTGCTGCCGGTGGTGCTGAGCGAGCAGCAGGTCGACCACCTGTTCAACGAGACCAACGCGTTCAACGGCTACCAGCTCACCATCGACCTCGACAAGCAGGTGGTGCTGACGCCGTCGGGCCAGGGCTATGAATTCGACATCGCCCCGTTCCGCAAGTACTGCATGCTGAACGGCTTCGACGATATCGGCCTGACCCTGCGCCATGCCGACAAGATCAAGGCCTTCGAGGCCGAGCGCGTGGCGAAGATGCCGTGGCTGAACAACCGCCTGGTCGGATAA
- the leuC gene encoding 3-isopropylmalate dehydratase large subunit, protein MAKTLYDKLWDDHTVHVEEDGTTLLYIDRHLLHEVTSPQAFEGLKMAERPVWRISANLAVSDHNVPTTDRSQGIADPVSKLQVDTLDANCDSYGITQFKMNDHRQGIVHVIGPEQGATLPGMTVVCGDSHTSTHGAFGALAHGIGTSEVEHVLATQTLLGKKAKNMLVKVEGKLPRGCTAKDIVLAVIGKIGTAGGTGYTIEFAGSAIRDLTMEGRMTVCNMAIEAGARAGLVAVDDVTLEYVKGRPYAPQGVEWEQAVAYWRTLHSDAGAKFDQVVELRAEDVRPQVTWGTSPEMVISIEDRVPDPEKEKDPNKRNAMERALEYMGLRPNVPVESISIDKVFIGSCTNSRIEDMRAAAWVVQKLGRKIASNVKLAMVVPGSGLVKEQAEREGLDQIFKAAGFEWREPGCSMCLAMNADRLDAGERCASTSNRNFEGRQGAGGRTHLVSPAMAAAAAIEGHFVDIRKLG, encoded by the coding sequence ATGGCCAAGACGCTCTACGACAAACTCTGGGATGACCACACCGTCCACGTCGAGGAAGACGGCACCACGCTGCTCTACATCGACCGCCACCTGCTGCATGAAGTGACCAGCCCGCAGGCGTTCGAGGGCCTGAAGATGGCAGAACGTCCGGTGTGGCGCATCAGCGCCAACCTGGCGGTGTCGGACCACAACGTGCCGACCACGGACCGCAGCCAGGGCATTGCCGATCCGGTGTCGAAGCTGCAGGTCGATACGCTCGATGCGAACTGCGACAGCTATGGCATTACCCAGTTCAAGATGAACGACCACCGCCAGGGCATCGTGCACGTGATCGGGCCGGAGCAGGGCGCGACGCTGCCGGGCATGACCGTGGTGTGCGGCGACTCGCATACCAGCACGCACGGCGCCTTCGGCGCGCTGGCGCACGGCATCGGCACCTCCGAAGTGGAGCACGTGCTGGCCACGCAGACGCTGCTGGGCAAGAAGGCCAAGAACATGCTGGTCAAGGTCGAGGGCAAGCTGCCGCGCGGCTGCACCGCCAAGGACATCGTGCTGGCCGTGATCGGCAAGATCGGCACCGCGGGCGGCACCGGCTACACCATCGAGTTCGCCGGCTCGGCCATCCGCGACCTGACCATGGAAGGCCGCATGACGGTCTGCAACATGGCGATCGAGGCGGGCGCGCGCGCCGGCCTGGTGGCGGTTGACGATGTCACGCTGGAATACGTCAAGGGCCGCCCGTACGCGCCGCAGGGCGTGGAGTGGGAGCAGGCCGTGGCCTACTGGCGCACGCTGCATTCGGATGCCGGCGCCAAGTTCGACCAGGTGGTCGAGCTGCGCGCCGAGGATGTGCGCCCGCAGGTGACCTGGGGCACGTCGCCGGAAATGGTGATCAGCATCGAAGACCGCGTGCCGGATCCGGAGAAGGAAAAGGACCCGAACAAGCGCAACGCGATGGAGCGCGCGCTCGAATACATGGGACTGCGGCCCAACGTGCCGGTCGAGAGCATCAGCATCGACAAGGTCTTCATCGGCTCCTGCACCAACAGCCGCATCGAAGACATGCGCGCCGCCGCCTGGGTGGTGCAGAAGCTGGGTCGCAAGATTGCATCGAACGTAAAGCTGGCGATGGTGGTGCCGGGTTCGGGCCTGGTCAAGGAACAGGCCGAGCGCGAAGGCCTGGACCAGATCTTCAAGGCCGCCGGCTTTGAATGGCGCGAGCCGGGCTGCTCGATGTGCCTGGCGATGAATGCCGACCGCCTCGATGCCGGCGAGCGCTGCGCCTCGACCTCGAACCGCAACTTCGAGGGCCGCCAGGGCGCGGGTGGGCGCACCCACCTGGTGAGCCCGGCGATGGCCGCCGCGGCCGCTATCGAAGGCCACTTCGTCGATATCCGCAAGCTGGGCTGA
- a CDS encoding ABC transporter ATP-binding protein, whose product MLKLEQVHTHYGAVEALSGVSIEVNKGEIVTLIGSNGAGKTTLMMTVCGTPRASSGRVLFEGQDITHRSTHEIMRLGMAISPEGRRVFPSLTVLENLKMGAFFAKRDEIEAGIEHVFKLFPRLNQRAGQRAGTMSGGEQQMLAIGRALMSRPRLLLLDEPTLGLAPLIIAQIFDIIRTIRDEGVTVFLVEQNANKALQVADRGYVLETGKVVLADTGANLLANDRIKAAYLGG is encoded by the coding sequence ATGCTGAAGCTGGAACAGGTCCATACCCACTACGGCGCCGTCGAGGCGCTGTCGGGCGTGTCGATCGAAGTCAACAAGGGGGAGATCGTCACCCTGATCGGCAGCAACGGCGCCGGCAAGACGACGCTGATGATGACCGTGTGCGGCACGCCGCGCGCCTCGAGCGGGCGCGTGCTGTTCGAAGGGCAGGACATCACCCATCGCTCGACCCACGAGATCATGCGCCTGGGCATGGCGATCTCGCCCGAGGGCCGGCGCGTGTTCCCCAGCCTGACGGTGCTGGAAAACCTGAAGATGGGCGCGTTCTTCGCCAAACGCGACGAAATCGAGGCGGGCATCGAGCACGTGTTCAAGCTGTTCCCGCGCCTGAACCAGCGCGCGGGCCAGCGTGCCGGCACCATGTCGGGCGGCGAGCAGCAGATGCTGGCGATCGGCCGCGCGCTGATGAGCCGGCCACGCCTGCTGCTGCTGGACGAGCCCACGCTCGGCCTGGCGCCGCTGATCATCGCGCAGATCTTCGACATCATCCGCACCATTCGTGACGAGGGCGTCACCGTGTTCCTGGTCGAGCAGAACGCCAACAAGGCGCTGCAGGTGGCGGACCGGGGCTATGTGCTGGAGACCGGCAAGGTGGTGCTGGCCGATACCGGTGCCAACCTGCTCGCCAACGACCGGATCAAGGCCGCCTACCTGGGCGGCTGA
- the livG gene encoding high-affinity branched-chain amino acid ABC transporter ATP-binding protein LivG: MNTTAQLLKVSGLQMRFGGLLAVDGIDFDVRKDEVFAIIGPNGAGKTTVFNCVGGFYKPTAGDVTLDGHAIAGLPSHMVARKGLVRTFQNIRLFKNLTVVENLMVAQHLQVQSGILRGLFATPAYRRAEREALQRAAQWLERMGLTSVANREAGTLSYGHQRRLEIARCMITQPRLLMLDEPAAGLNPQEKIELQQLIDQLRREFGIAVLLIEHDMSLVMGVSDRILVMEHGKPIVIGKPEDVRNDPRVIKAYLGED, encoded by the coding sequence ATGAATACAACGGCACAACTGCTGAAGGTGTCGGGCCTGCAGATGCGCTTCGGCGGCCTGCTGGCCGTCGACGGCATCGATTTCGATGTGCGCAAGGACGAGGTCTTCGCCATCATCGGCCCCAACGGCGCCGGCAAGACCACGGTGTTCAACTGCGTCGGCGGCTTCTACAAGCCGACCGCGGGCGACGTCACGCTCGACGGCCATGCCATCGCCGGGCTGCCGAGCCACATGGTGGCGCGCAAGGGCCTGGTGCGCACGTTCCAGAACATCCGCCTGTTCAAGAACCTGACCGTGGTCGAGAACCTGATGGTGGCGCAACACCTGCAGGTGCAGTCCGGCATCCTGCGCGGCCTGTTCGCGACGCCGGCCTACCGCCGCGCCGAGCGCGAAGCGCTGCAGCGCGCCGCGCAGTGGCTGGAGCGCATGGGCCTGACCAGCGTCGCCAACCGCGAGGCGGGCACGCTCTCGTACGGCCACCAGCGCCGGCTCGAGATCGCGCGCTGCATGATCACGCAGCCGCGCCTGCTGATGCTCGACGAGCCCGCCGCCGGCCTGAACCCGCAGGAGAAGATCGAACTGCAGCAGCTGATCGACCAGCTGCGGCGCGAGTTCGGCATTGCCGTGCTGCTGATCGAGCACGACATGAGCCTGGTGATGGGCGTGTCCGACCGCATCCTGGTGATGGAGCACGGCAAGCCCATCGTGATCGGCAAGCCCGAAGACGTGCGCAACGACCCCCGCGTGATCAAGGCCTACCTGGGAGAGGACTGA
- a CDS encoding high-affinity branched-chain amino acid ABC transporter permease LivM produces MPAAKAAARGATPGQSLKNAITAAVMTAILTIPILGLQLKLEGYKVVLEPHWRPVWLAVAAVFLFQLFKPVLTRAGSAVRLPALPQLGAQQQRVAVWVLLAVGLVWPFFGSRGAVDVATLALIYVILGLGLNIVVGYAGLLDLGYVGFYAVGGYTYALLNQYFGLTFWECLPIAAAMSAGFGFLLGFPVLRLRGDYLAIVTLGFGEIIRLLLNNLTSLTGGPDGVSGIPKPSVFGIEMARSASVEGTRTFHELIGLDYASQHMVIFLYLIALLLVGFTLFVTSRLIRMPMGRAWEALREDEIACRSLGLNPTRIKLSAFTLGASFAGLGGAFFAARQGLVNPESFTFIESALVLAVVVLGGMGSQLGVILAAILLTVLPEVARGFAEYRMLIFGLVMVLMMMWRPQGLLPASRPHVELPR; encoded by the coding sequence ATGCCGGCGGCGAAGGCCGCCGCGCGCGGCGCCACGCCGGGCCAGTCGCTGAAGAACGCAATCACGGCGGCCGTGATGACCGCCATCCTGACCATCCCCATCCTGGGCCTGCAGCTCAAGCTGGAAGGCTACAAGGTGGTGCTGGAACCGCACTGGCGGCCGGTGTGGCTGGCCGTGGCCGCGGTGTTCCTGTTCCAGTTGTTCAAGCCGGTGCTGACGCGCGCCGGCAGCGCGGTGCGCCTGCCGGCGCTGCCGCAGCTGGGCGCGCAGCAGCAGCGCGTGGCGGTGTGGGTGCTGCTGGCGGTGGGGCTGGTGTGGCCGTTCTTCGGCTCGCGCGGCGCGGTCGACGTGGCCACGCTGGCGCTGATCTACGTAATCCTGGGCCTGGGCCTGAATATCGTGGTGGGTTATGCCGGCCTGCTCGACCTGGGCTATGTCGGCTTCTATGCCGTGGGCGGCTACACCTACGCGCTGCTGAACCAGTACTTCGGCCTGACCTTCTGGGAATGCCTGCCGATCGCGGCGGCGATGTCGGCGGGATTCGGTTTCCTGCTCGGCTTCCCGGTGCTGCGCCTGCGCGGCGACTACCTGGCCATCGTCACGCTCGGCTTCGGCGAGATCATCCGCCTGCTGCTGAACAACCTGACCAGCCTGACCGGCGGCCCGGACGGCGTCTCGGGCATCCCCAAGCCCAGCGTGTTCGGCATCGAAATGGCGCGCAGCGCCAGCGTCGAGGGCACGCGCACCTTCCACGAGCTGATCGGCCTGGACTATGCCAGCCAGCACATGGTGATCTTCCTCTACCTGATCGCGCTGCTGCTGGTCGGCTTCACGCTGTTCGTCACCAGCCGCCTGATCCGCATGCCGATGGGCCGCGCCTGGGAGGCGCTGCGCGAGGATGAGATCGCCTGCCGCTCGCTGGGCCTGAACCCGACCCGCATCAAGCTGTCGGCGTTCACGCTGGGGGCATCGTTCGCCGGCCTGGGCGGTGCCTTCTTCGCCGCGCGCCAGGGCCTGGTCAATCCCGAATCGTTCACCTTCATCGAATCGGCGCTGGTGCTGGCCGTGGTGGTGCTGGGCGGCATGGGCTCGCAGCTGGGCGTGATCCTGGCGGCGATCCTGCTGACCGTGCTGCCCGAGGTGGCACGCGGCTTCGCCGAATATCGCATGCTGATCTTCGGCCTGGTGATGGTGCTGATGATGATGTGGCGACCGCAGGGCCTTCTGCCCGCGAGCCGCCCGCACGTGGAGCTTCCCCGATGA